From the genome of Verrucomicrobiia bacterium, one region includes:
- a CDS encoding AAA family ATPase, with amino-acid sequence MNFQTELETLIRARYPILNIITSEEVRVQNDVVEIARKRQKKVFEWSYSTGIVPAGTSIQSQKGRSAATKDPLMALDQVIEQVEPAIFVFKDFHPFLTKNNFAVVRKLKEIALHLKNSFKTILLVSPVMEIPTELEKEITVLNYPRPTREDLGGLLDKIIADVRQFKQVTIDLDATGRERLLQAALGLTLGEAENVFAKIIVKDERLSGDDVNEVFSEKQQIIRKSGLLEYYATDENFSRVGGLTVLKDWLNKRAVAFTDEARAFGLPPPKGILLLGVQGCGKSLCAKAVSNLWQLPLLRFDMGRMFGSLVGSSEENVRRAISVAESIAPAVLWVDEIDKAFVGSQSSGATDGGTTARVFGTFLTWLSEKTAPVFVVTTANDVSQLPPELLRKGRLDEIFYVDLPSAEERTEIFRIHLAKRGRDPEKFELEALVDVSREFSGAEIEEAINSALYDAFYEKTDLTTDHVLAALRQTVPLAKTMAEKITAQRNWALGRARNASVVRPINSAVELRRMEF; translated from the coding sequence ATGAACTTTCAAACTGAACTTGAAACCCTGATCCGGGCGCGCTACCCGATCCTCAACATCATCACCAGCGAAGAAGTGCGGGTGCAAAATGACGTGGTAGAAATTGCCCGGAAGCGGCAGAAGAAAGTGTTCGAGTGGAGTTACAGCACCGGGATCGTTCCGGCGGGCACGTCCATCCAATCGCAAAAGGGACGCAGCGCCGCGACGAAAGATCCGTTGATGGCGTTGGATCAGGTCATTGAGCAGGTCGAGCCGGCCATCTTCGTGTTCAAGGACTTTCATCCGTTCCTCACGAAGAACAATTTCGCGGTGGTGCGCAAACTCAAGGAGATTGCGCTGCATTTGAAGAACAGTTTCAAAACCATCCTGCTGGTTTCGCCCGTGATGGAAATTCCCACCGAACTGGAAAAGGAAATCACCGTTCTGAATTATCCGCGGCCCACCCGCGAAGACCTCGGCGGGTTGCTGGACAAGATCATCGCCGACGTGCGGCAGTTCAAGCAGGTGACCATTGACCTGGACGCCACCGGGCGCGAGCGCCTGTTGCAGGCGGCGCTGGGGTTGACGCTGGGAGAAGCGGAAAATGTCTTCGCGAAAATCATCGTCAAGGACGAGCGGCTCAGCGGCGACGACGTTAATGAAGTGTTCTCGGAAAAGCAGCAGATCATTCGCAAAAGCGGTTTGCTGGAATATTACGCGACGGATGAAAATTTCTCCCGGGTTGGCGGCCTGACGGTGCTCAAGGACTGGCTCAACAAACGCGCCGTGGCCTTCACCGACGAAGCGCGCGCGTTTGGCCTGCCGCCGCCCAAGGGCATCCTGCTGCTCGGCGTCCAGGGTTGTGGTAAGAGTTTGTGCGCCAAGGCGGTTTCCAATTTGTGGCAACTGCCGCTGCTCCGCTTTGACATGGGCCGCATGTTCGGCAGCCTGGTCGGGTCGTCCGAGGAAAACGTCCGGCGCGCCATCAGCGTGGCGGAATCCATCGCCCCCGCCGTGTTGTGGGTGGACGAAATTGACAAGGCGTTTGTCGGCTCCCAAAGCTCCGGGGCCACGGATGGCGGCACGACCGCGCGCGTATTCGGGACGTTCCTCACATGGCTTTCGGAAAAGACCGCGCCCGTGTTTGTGGTCACCACGGCCAACGATGTTTCCCAGCTTCCGCCCGAACTGCTGCGCAAGGGGCGGCTGGATGAAATTTTCTATGTGGATTTGCCCTCGGCAGAAGAACGCACCGAGATTTTTCGCATCCACCTGGCCAAACGCGGCCGCGATCCGGAAAAGTTCGAACTCGAGGCCCTGGTGGATGTGAGCCGCGAATTCAGCGGCGCGGAAATCGAGGAAGCCATCAACAGCGCGCTGTATGACGCATTCTACGAGAAGACGGACCTGACGACCGATCATGTGCTGGCCGCATTGAGACAAACCGTGCCGCTGGCTAAAACCATGGCGGAAAAAATCACCGCGCAGCGCAATTGGGCTTTGGGCCGGGCGCGCAATGCCAGCGTCGTGCGTCCCATCAACAGCGCGGTTGAACTGCGGCGCATGGAGTTCTGA
- a CDS encoding radical SAM protein produces MNRLAGEPGLCHAGPDASFFSAQIEVSDELELIPTFAVALSGCDLRCDFCITGRQSWNVRAGNGFAAREMALRARAALNAGARTVMVLGGEPTIHLPAALAFVAELPDSARLVWKTNAHGSAEARVLLDGMFDVWLADFKFGNDDCARRLAKVANYERVVKGNLLWANAHSELIVRHLLMPGHVDCCWRPVAEWLAMELPGVKVNLRSGFWPAWHATRHAELRGTVTPEATHRARQIAAECRLNLIP; encoded by the coding sequence GTGAATCGGCTGGCGGGGGAGCCAGGGCTTTGTCACGCCGGACCGGACGCGAGTTTTTTTTCCGCTCAGATCGAAGTTTCGGATGAATTGGAGTTGATTCCGACTTTTGCGGTGGCCTTGAGCGGCTGCGATTTACGCTGTGATTTCTGCATCACCGGACGGCAAAGCTGGAACGTCCGGGCGGGTAACGGATTCGCGGCACGGGAAATGGCCCTGCGCGCGCGGGCGGCGTTGAACGCCGGCGCCCGCACCGTCATGGTGCTCGGCGGCGAACCGACGATTCATCTGCCCGCCGCGCTGGCGTTCGTTGCGGAATTGCCCGACTCCGCCCGGCTGGTCTGGAAAACCAACGCGCACGGTTCGGCGGAAGCGCGCGTTCTGCTTGACGGCATGTTTGACGTGTGGTTGGCGGATTTCAAATTTGGCAACGACGATTGCGCGCGACGGCTGGCCAAGGTCGCAAATTACGAGCGCGTGGTGAAAGGAAACCTGCTTTGGGCCAATGCGCATAGCGAGTTGATCGTGCGTCATTTACTGATGCCCGGCCACGTTGACTGCTGCTGGCGGCCCGTTGCAGAATGGCTCGCGATGGAACTGCCGGGAGTGAAAGTCAACTTGCGCAGTGGCTTTTGGCCCGCGTGGCACGCGACGCGACACGCGGAATTGCGCGGAACGGTTACGCCGGAAGCAACTCATCGCGCCCGGCAAATCGCCGCAGAGTGTCGGCTGAATTTGATTCCATGA
- a CDS encoding rhomboid family intramembrane serine protease: MKTVWHRFIGPLTPGVRLIMLILAVAGLTALIGVFSHTYDLYRWLALDGPRFWHGWVWTLITYALLPATLWDFLFNWILILFIGVWLERVWTRWELWSCCLLAVLAVGLLKVVIQPASPRLIVGTAPVVFGLLAAWGRLFPYEKILFWFIWEMTARQAAILMIVIGFVIMLPCAGLVNAGIMLGGVPAGLCFVWLRGKMVRRGDSRVVSSERMGRLEL; this comes from the coding sequence ATGAAAACCGTCTGGCATCGTTTTATCGGTCCGCTCACGCCGGGGGTGCGGCTGATCATGCTCATCCTGGCGGTTGCGGGATTGACCGCGCTGATCGGAGTGTTCTCTCACACTTACGATCTCTACCGCTGGCTCGCCCTCGACGGTCCGCGCTTCTGGCATGGCTGGGTTTGGACGCTGATCACCTACGCGCTGCTCCCGGCGACCCTCTGGGATTTTCTGTTCAACTGGATCTTGATCCTGTTTATCGGAGTTTGGCTGGAGCGGGTTTGGACGCGTTGGGAACTGTGGTCGTGTTGTCTTCTGGCCGTATTGGCTGTCGGCTTGCTCAAGGTGGTCATTCAACCAGCCAGCCCGCGTCTGATTGTGGGAACCGCGCCGGTCGTCTTCGGATTGCTGGCTGCCTGGGGACGGCTGTTTCCCTATGAAAAAATTCTCTTTTGGTTTATTTGGGAAATGACGGCGCGTCAGGCGGCCATTCTGATGATCGTAATTGGTTTCGTCATCATGTTGCCGTGCGCGGGACTGGTGAACGCCGGCATCATGCTTGGTGGCGTGCCTGCGGGATTATGCTTCGTCTGGCTGCGCGGAAAAATGGTGCGTCGCGGTGACAGCCGCGTCGTGTCTTCAGAGCGGATGGGGAGGTTGGAGCTATGA
- a CDS encoding RNA polymerase sigma factor, which yields METLVSQPSLQPECPLQPRASLEPEEFARLYAAQGRAIYYLALRFLGDPHQAEDATHDIFLKVHRKFGEFRGESSVRTWLYRITINHCCNLRQSWQSRNVATSADEALWEQTPAPVDSPFRVLATKELGERIQRALDALSDEYRLLLLLVADEEMSYDEVARLTEQTSDAVRGKLHRARKAFAVHFEKTA from the coding sequence ATGGAAACACTCGTGAGCCAACCGTCCCTTCAGCCAGAGTGCCCACTCCAGCCGCGGGCGTCGCTGGAGCCCGAGGAATTTGCCCGGCTTTACGCCGCGCAGGGTCGCGCCATCTATTACCTCGCGCTCCGCTTTCTCGGGGACCCACATCAGGCCGAAGACGCCACGCATGATATTTTTCTGAAGGTCCATCGAAAATTTGGCGAGTTCCGCGGCGAGTCATCCGTGCGCACATGGTTGTATCGCATCACCATCAACCATTGTTGCAACCTGCGTCAGAGTTGGCAGAGCCGGAACGTGGCCACGAGCGCGGATGAGGCTCTGTGGGAACAAACCCCCGCGCCGGTGGATTCGCCATTTCGCGTGCTGGCCACCAAGGAACTGGGCGAACGCATTCAGCGCGCCTTGGATGCGCTTTCCGACGAATACCGGCTGCTGCTCCTGCTCGTTGCCGATGAGGAAATGAGCTACGATGAAGTCGCCCGACTCACCGAACAAACCAGCGATGCCGTCCGCGGTAAATTGCATCGCGCACGCAAAGCTTTTGCCGTGCATTTTGAAAAAACCGCCTGA
- a CDS encoding glycoside hydrolase → MPWLTLLAGLTLARAAAEPAKPSSEPTISPVVPGVVIDYSPAASGLYIGSPSLVVLTSGHYLAAHDFFGPESHEFEAPVTAIFLSEDRGEHWQPIARLTGQFWSGLFVHRDAVYLMGTDKHHGRIIIRRSRDGGRHWTQPTDRHMGLLTAQGEYHTAPTPVVEHDGRLWRGFESAMGGTQWGRRYQAGMLSVPVDADLLEADQWTFSNFLPRDPAWLNGEFNAWLEGNAVVAPNGQMVDVLRVDLPRGPEKIATVTISADGQTAAFDPATGFSDFPGGAKKFSIRPDPRGGGYWTLSSIVLPQFASATTPKPLRPAQVRNTLALLHSPDLVRWEIRCALLHHPEVEKHGFQYVDWQFDGADLIAACRTAYDDGQGGAHNCHDANYLTFHRWQQFRALTLKDSVVPLP, encoded by the coding sequence ATGCCCTGGCTGACGCTGCTGGCTGGCCTGACGTTGGCGCGCGCCGCAGCGGAACCAGCAAAGCCATCATCCGAACCGACCATCTCTCCGGTTGTGCCCGGGGTGGTGATTGATTATTCCCCGGCTGCGTCCGGTCTGTATATCGGCTCGCCCAGTCTGGTCGTGCTCACCAGCGGTCATTATCTGGCGGCACACGATTTTTTCGGACCGGAAAGCCACGAGTTCGAAGCGCCCGTGACGGCGATATTTTTATCGGAAGACCGCGGCGAGCATTGGCAGCCCATCGCCCGATTGACCGGACAATTTTGGTCGGGCTTGTTCGTCCATCGCGACGCGGTGTACCTCATGGGCACGGACAAACATCACGGGCGGATCATCATCCGACGCTCCCGGGATGGCGGACGGCATTGGACGCAGCCGACCGATCGGCACATGGGTTTGTTGACGGCGCAGGGTGAATACCATACCGCGCCGACGCCCGTGGTGGAGCATGACGGTCGGTTGTGGCGCGGATTCGAAAGCGCCATGGGCGGCACGCAATGGGGGCGGCGCTATCAGGCGGGTATGTTGTCGGTGCCGGTGGATGCCGATCTGCTGGAGGCGGACCAATGGACGTTCAGTAATTTTCTACCGCGCGATCCGGCCTGGCTGAACGGTGAGTTCAACGCGTGGCTCGAGGGCAACGCGGTGGTCGCTCCCAACGGTCAGATGGTGGACGTGTTGCGCGTGGATTTGCCTCGAGGTCCGGAAAAAATCGCCACGGTGACGATCAGCGCCGATGGTCAAACCGCCGCGTTCGATCCGGCCACGGGTTTCAGCGATTTTCCTGGCGGCGCCAAAAAGTTTTCGATCCGCCCCGATCCGCGCGGCGGCGGTTACTGGACTTTGAGTTCAATCGTACTGCCGCAATTCGCTTCGGCAACAACCCCCAAGCCGCTGCGTCCGGCGCAGGTGCGCAACACGCTGGCCTTGCTGCACAGTCCCGATCTGGTGCGCTGGGAAATTCGTTGCGCGCTATTGCACCATCCGGAAGTTGAAAAGCATGGGTTTCAATATGTGGATTGGCAGTTTGATGGGGCGGACCTGATCGCCGCCTGCCGCACGGCTTACGATGACGGGCAGGGCGGCGCGCATAATTGCCATGACGCCAACTACCTGACGTTCCATCGCTGGCAACAATTCCGCGCGCTGACGTTGAAAGACTCGGTGGTACCGTTGCCCTGA
- a CDS encoding DUF5009 domain-containing protein — MATAKPDQPPNPSGDKIQSSPRQVRVASVDAYRGFVMLLMMAEVLHLSRVARAVPESGFWKFLAYHQTHVEWIGCSLHDLIQPGFSFLVGVALPFSIGNRLARGQSQSHLIGHAAWRALVLVLLGVLLRSIGRAQTYWTFEDTLSQIGLGYLVLFVLGFRPVRDQWIALGAILVGYWLAFVWYPLPAAGFDYASVGVPNDWPHLMSGFGAHWNKNSNLAWAFDTWWLNLFPREKPFAFNGGGYATLSFIPTLGTMILGLLAGGVLRSTRTAAGKVKWLALAGVVALGGGALLGALGICPVVKRIWTPSWTLYSGGWSFLLLAGFYAVIDWWGRKGWSYPLMVVGMNSIAAYCMAHLFDGFISEALTTNLGVNVFKWFGVAYEPLVHGAAVLFFLWLILFWMYRRKLFLKI; from the coding sequence ATGGCCACTGCCAAACCGGACCAGCCACCCAACCCGTCGGGCGATAAAATCCAATCGTCGCCCCGCCAAGTCCGGGTGGCCTCGGTGGATGCCTATCGCGGTTTCGTAATGCTGCTGATGATGGCCGAGGTGCTGCATCTTTCGCGGGTGGCGCGCGCGGTGCCGGAGAGCGGGTTCTGGAAATTTCTGGCCTATCACCAAACGCATGTGGAATGGATCGGCTGCTCGCTGCACGATCTCATCCAACCTGGATTCTCGTTTCTGGTCGGGGTGGCGTTGCCGTTCTCCATCGGCAACCGCCTGGCGCGCGGTCAATCCCAAAGCCATCTGATCGGGCACGCGGCGTGGCGGGCGCTGGTGTTGGTTTTGCTGGGGGTGTTGCTGCGGTCCATCGGTCGCGCGCAAACGTACTGGACCTTTGAAGATACGCTTTCCCAAATCGGCCTGGGCTATCTTGTGTTGTTCGTGTTGGGGTTTCGTCCGGTGCGCGATCAATGGATTGCGCTTGGCGCGATTCTGGTCGGTTATTGGCTGGCGTTTGTCTGGTATCCGTTGCCGGCCGCCGGTTTTGATTACGCCAGCGTGGGCGTGCCGAACGATTGGCCGCACCTCATGTCCGGCTTCGGGGCGCATTGGAACAAAAACAGCAATCTGGCGTGGGCGTTTGACACCTGGTGGCTCAATCTGTTTCCGCGTGAAAAACCGTTTGCGTTCAACGGCGGTGGTTATGCCACGCTCAGTTTTATTCCGACGCTGGGCACGATGATCCTCGGTCTGCTGGCTGGAGGCGTGTTGCGCAGCACCCGCACCGCGGCGGGCAAAGTCAAATGGCTGGCGCTTGCGGGAGTGGTGGCGCTCGGCGGCGGGGCGTTGCTTGGAGCACTGGGAATTTGTCCGGTGGTCAAGCGCATCTGGACGCCCAGTTGGACGCTCTACAGCGGCGGCTGGAGTTTCCTGCTGCTGGCGGGTTTTTACGCGGTGATTGATTGGTGGGGACGGAAAGGCTGGTCGTACCCGTTGATGGTGGTGGGCATGAACTCGATCGCCGCCTACTGCATGGCGCACCTATTTGATGGCTTCATCAGTGAAGCGTTGACCACCAATCTCGGCGTCAATGTTTTCAAATGGTTCGGCGTGGCGTACGAACCATTGGTGCATGGCGCGGCGGTGTTATTTTTCCTGTGGCTGATTCTCTTCTGGATGTACCGGCGGAAACTGTTTTTGAAAATCTAA
- a CDS encoding PEP-CTERM sorting domain-containing protein (PEP-CTERM proteins occur, often in large numbers, in the proteomes of bacteria that also encode an exosortase, a predicted intramembrane cysteine proteinase. The presence of a PEP-CTERM domain at a protein's C-terminus predicts cleavage within the sorting domain, followed by covalent anchoring to some some component of the (usually Gram-negative) cell surface. Many PEP-CTERM proteins exhibit an unusual sequence composition that includes large numbers of potential glycosylation sites. Expression of one such protein has been shown restore the ability of a bacterium to form floc, a type of biofilm.): MKRICFIALCACLLNSLTTLCVWAQGSMTYVSSLSGPSGGSVAVASDSWFAQGFTTGTNAPGYSLESVSLLMANALGNPSGFTVSLYNDRGDRIFPGSSVVGTLSGSLAPVLVGTYSFMSSEPIILSPSTGYFIVVTASQLLTTGSYRWNYMAPSTNPPFYVTDGWHLGLQAMSSNGSVWERVGGSTINGGHFQFSIDATAIPEPSSLALVLCGGALWLAGRGRRRNGGAVKYPVP, from the coding sequence ATGAAAAGAATCTGTTTTATTGCGCTTTGCGCTTGTCTGCTAAATTCATTAACAACCTTGTGCGTGTGGGCACAAGGCTCGATGACATACGTTTCCAGCCTGAGCGGACCCTCCGGAGGTTCTGTGGCCGTTGCCAGCGATTCGTGGTTTGCTCAGGGTTTCACGACTGGGACGAATGCTCCGGGCTACTCACTGGAATCAGTGAGTTTATTGATGGCGAACGCATTGGGCAATCCAAGCGGGTTTACGGTGTCACTGTATAATGATAGAGGGGATAGAATTTTTCCCGGCAGCAGCGTTGTGGGAACATTGTCTGGCTCATTAGCTCCAGTGCTCGTCGGAACCTATAGTTTCATGTCCTCCGAGCCAATCATTCTATCTCCGTCAACGGGCTATTTTATCGTTGTGACTGCTTCACAACTGCTAACCACTGGTTCATACCGTTGGAATTATATGGCGCCTTCCACAAATCCACCGTTTTATGTAACTGACGGCTGGCATTTGGGGTTGCAAGCCATGTCAAGCAATGGCTCTGTTTGGGAAAGGGTAGGCGGCAGCACTATTAATGGCGGCCATTTTCAATTTTCAATTGATGCCACAGCTATTCCCGAGCCGTCGTCGTTGGCGTTGGTTTTGTGCGGTGGGGCGCTTTGGCTGGCAGGGCGAGGGCGCCGGCGCAACGGAGGCGCGGTCAAATACCCAGTTCCCTAA
- a CDS encoding PEP-CTERM sorting domain-containing protein (PEP-CTERM proteins occur, often in large numbers, in the proteomes of bacteria that also encode an exosortase, a predicted intramembrane cysteine proteinase. The presence of a PEP-CTERM domain at a protein's C-terminus predicts cleavage within the sorting domain, followed by covalent anchoring to some some component of the (usually Gram-negative) cell surface. Many PEP-CTERM proteins exhibit an unusual sequence composition that includes large numbers of potential glycosylation sites. Expression of one such protein has been shown restore the ability of a bacterium to form floc, a type of biofilm.): MKIQIRHFVLLCLFASKMYLLTSSLYAQGAYLSNLSRTPVGSVGIGNDAWFAQNFTTGTNSAGYYFDSALLSMDSLSSVPLGFSVFLYDDSGLLRPQSILATLAGESHPTSAGIYTYTDSDLVLSPSTRYWVVLTSQSPISDGAYNAQLVTATFPNYDAIEGWFMGRSYYASPDGLNWTLTGGYALQFAINATAIPEPSSLALVLCGGALWLAARGRRRNGGAVKRPVP; this comes from the coding sequence ATGAAAATTCAGATCCGCCATTTTGTATTGCTGTGCCTCTTCGCTTCCAAAATGTATTTGCTCACGTCCTCGCTGTATGCTCAAGGCGCTTATCTTTCAAATCTCAGCAGAACCCCTGTAGGTAGTGTCGGAATCGGAAACGATGCTTGGTTCGCGCAAAATTTTACCACCGGGACAAACTCAGCAGGGTATTATTTTGACAGCGCTTTACTCTCGATGGATTCGCTTTCCAGCGTGCCGCTCGGATTTTCTGTGTTTTTATACGATGATAGCGGCCTACTAAGACCTCAAAGCATCCTCGCAACTCTGGCGGGAGAATCCCATCCAACCAGTGCTGGCATTTATACTTATACCGATTCCGATCTGGTTCTTTCTCCTTCCACAAGGTATTGGGTTGTCCTTACTTCTCAGTCGCCCATCTCAGATGGGGCGTATAACGCCCAGCTTGTGACGGCCACTTTTCCTAACTACGATGCCATCGAGGGATGGTTTATGGGGCGTTCTTATTATGCTTCTCCGGACGGCTTGAATTGGACTTTAACGGGAGGTTATGCGCTTCAATTCGCAATTAACGCCACAGCCATCCCCGAGCCGTCGTCATTGGCGTTGGTTTTGTGCGGCGGGGCGCTCTGGCTGGCGGCGCGCGGGCGGCGGCGCAACGGAGGCGCGGTCAAACGCCCAGTTCCCTAA
- a CDS encoding PEP-CTERM sorting domain-containing protein (PEP-CTERM proteins occur, often in large numbers, in the proteomes of bacteria that also encode an exosortase, a predicted intramembrane cysteine proteinase. The presence of a PEP-CTERM domain at a protein's C-terminus predicts cleavage within the sorting domain, followed by covalent anchoring to some some component of the (usually Gram-negative) cell surface. Many PEP-CTERM proteins exhibit an unusual sequence composition that includes large numbers of potential glycosylation sites. Expression of one such protein has been shown restore the ability of a bacterium to form floc, a type of biofilm.), which translates to MRTYESQWARCASLLFGLAVVSPAFGQGTLIGPSIRNGSFEDGVITPWSGNNLTAAQDSSFASHGSWYAVVSSLVSTAQNLTPDPTDGLTFLLTFDARMGVPGFDSVSTRMDARTPEGASLSASITPIAVPPLSASAWQSYQYQLEMPGAWDSAGIFFSIAFSKSQPLGGVTHFAYLDNVVLQQIPEPSSLALVLCGGALWLTARERRRNGGTVKRPVP; encoded by the coding sequence ATGAGAACCTATGAATCCCAATGGGCGCGGTGTGCCAGTCTGTTGTTTGGTTTGGCGGTTGTTTCACCCGCTTTTGGTCAAGGCACCCTGATTGGCCCCTCCATCCGCAACGGAAGCTTCGAGGACGGAGTAATCACACCGTGGAGTGGGAATAATCTCACGGCAGCTCAAGATTCCAGTTTCGCGAGCCATGGAAGTTGGTACGCAGTGGTGAGTTCACTTGTCTCAACCGCCCAAAACCTGACACCAGACCCAACTGACGGGCTCACTTTCTTACTCACTTTCGACGCCAGAATGGGTGTGCCCGGCTTCGATTCAGTCTCAACGCGGATGGATGCTCGGACGCCAGAGGGTGCTTCATTAAGCGCCAGCATCACCCCCATTGCCGTTCCACCATTAAGCGCCTCCGCTTGGCAGAGCTATCAATACCAACTTGAAATGCCGGGGGCTTGGGATAGCGCGGGCATCTTCTTCTCGATCGCCTTCAGCAAAAGTCAGCCGCTTGGCGGGGTCACACATTTTGCGTATTTGGACAATGTGGTCCTCCAACAAATTCCCGAGCCATCGTCGTTGGCGTTGGTTTTGTGCGGCGGCGCGCTTTGGCTGACGGCGCGAGAGCGCCGGCGCAACGGAGGCACGGTCAAACGCCCAGTTCCCTAA